The following nucleotide sequence is from Photobacterium gaetbulicola Gung47.
TCGGTGCCGAAGCGGCTAGCATGATCACATTTATCTTTGCGACGCCATTCCTGGTTCACCCGCTGGTCTTTGGTCTGTTTGGTAAAGCTGCAGAGAACGGTGGTGAGATGGTTAGCAAAGCAGTAATGGCTGTCTTTATCATCGGTACCCTGGGTGTGCTTTATTCTGCTATTTCAGTATAAACACATCCGTTACTTGCTCGCCTTGTAACTTAGCAGCCTTATAACGGAACTAAGTCACCGCCTACCGCTCCCGAGTTGAGCTTATGGCGGTGACTTTTTTTAATCTATTTTTGGGTCTTCTATTTTGATTTTGCTGCCTTTTCAACGATTGGTCTGGATTGTGATGGTTTGACTTAACCACTGGCAAAAGCACTCAACAGCGAATGTATTGTGCTGCCGGTAGAGGAAATAGCCGGCATTGGCCTTAATGGCGGAATAGGGGGCAACTAGGCGATTTTGCTCTATTTCATTCCCTAGTAGCGCCTGCCTAGCAAGGGCGACGCCAAGTCCGGCCTCGGCGGCTGCCATCGCCATATCGGTGCGGTTGAAATAATGCCCCTGCGGTAAATGGGAGAGCTTTAGCCCGATCGAATCGAACCAGACCTGCCATTCCTGATCTTTCTGCGCACCCTGCCACGGCATCGCATCGTGCAGCAAAGTGACTTCTTGCCATATGTTTTCTGATTGCCAATTGAAGTTATTGAAATACATCGGGCTCATGACTGGGATAAGGTGTTCTTCAAGCAACAGTTCACCGTTGTTTGTATCAGCACCGAACTGGCAGTAATCAATCACCAAGTCCACATCATCACATTTGTGATCAACCAGTGCACCATCGGCAAAGGTTTGTACTTTTAGTTCAGGGTATTGGCGGTTGAAGTCATGGAGTTTGGGCACCAACCACTTGAAGGCAAACGAGGGCGTGAGTTTGAGCCGGATCTCCGAGCTGGTTTCCGGTGCTTTTAGCTCTGTTAATACTTGTTTGATTTGCCCAATACTCAGATCAACCACGTTGAACAGCTGCTTGCCACTGTCGGTTAGGGTCAGTCCTCGTGAATGACGATGGAACAAAGTGATATCCAGCCGCTGCTCAAGTTGTTTGATTTGCTGACTTAATGCCCCTGTCGTGAGGTGCAGCTCCTGCGCTGCTTTGGTCAGGCTTTGATGCTTGGCGACCACGGCAAAGGTTGCCAGGCCGGCAAATGTACTTGCTCTCACATTGCACCTCGAACTTGTTGATAGTCGGAGTGTTTAGAATTTCTAAACACAGCCCTTAAATAATATCGATTGTTAGCAGAATGTAAATAAAGGATTCTTGCTCGCACAATAATGCGGTCATAAATCCAGATTGGCTGGAATGATTTACGAGGATTCTGATGAAAGTCATTGTATTGGGTAGTGGGGTGGTGGGGTTGACGTCGGCATGGTATCTGCGCCAGGCTGGCCACGATGTCACGGTAATCGACCGCCAGCCACGCAGCGCAGAGGAAACCAGTTTTGCCAATGCAGGGCAGATTTCTTATGGCTACTCATCGCCTTGGGCAGCGCCTGGCATTCCGGTCAAAGCCATGAAGTGGCTGCTGCAGGAGCACGCGCCACTGAAAATCAAGCCCTCGGTTTCGCCCGAGTTATATCTCTGGGCCAGCAAGATGCTGGCAAACTGCAATACGTCTCGCTATCAGGTCAATAAATCTCGTATGCTGCGTATCGCCAACTACAGCCGGGAGTGCTTAAAGCAATTGCGCAGTGACTTTGATTTGCATTATGAAGGGCGCCAGCAGGGCACACTGCAAGTGTTCCGTACTCACAAGCAATTGGAAGCGGTAGCCAAAGATATTGAATTGCTGGCCGAAAGCGGTACCCGTTACCAGGAGCTCGATGTTGCTGGCTGTATTGCGGCCGAGCCTGCCTTGGCATCGGTAAAAGACAAGCTGGTGGGCGGATTGCGCCTGCCGGATGATGAAACCGGAGATTGCTATCTTTTCTGTCAGCAATTAACAGAGCTGGCCAGGCAAGCGGGGGTGATTTTCAGGTTCGATACCGAAATATCTCGTTTGGTGGTGGAAGATAATCGGATCAGCTCGGTACACACCAGTGTTGGAGAGCTCAGAGCCGATGCTTTCGTGGTGGCGATGGGAAGTTATTCGCCGCAGGTTTTGTCCCAGGCTGGTATTGTGGTGCCGGTATACCCGGTGAAGGGCTACTCGCTAACCATGCCGGTTAAAAACAGCGATGCAGCCCCTATCTCGACGGTAATGGATGAGACCTACAAGGTAGCGATGACTCGATTTGACGATAGGATCCGAGTTGCCGGTACCGCAGAGCTCGCAGGATTTGATTTGGGCTTGGCCGAGAAACGCAAAGCTACTATTGCTATGGTGATTCAGGATTTGTTCCCGCAAGGCGGCGAGATAGAAAAAGCCGAGTACTGGACAGGGCTAAGGCCGATGACGCCTGACGGCACGCCGGTGATAGGTAAAACCCCGATAAAGAACCTGTTTACCAATTCCGGTCACGGGACGCTGGGCTGGACCATGGCGTGTGGTTCGGGCAAGTTGCTGGCCGACATTATTAGTGGTTCAGAAACGGATATCGATAAGACAGGCCTGGATGTGTACCGCTATATCAACTAAGCCGGAACGCTGATTTTGAAAAGATTATAGCTATTTATCTCTGTTTTTGTCTTTGTTGCGGTTCATGAATTTTTCGATGTAGTGTATCGCAATGAAGCAGATAGCCGCTGCGAGCAATAGGATGATTAATATTTGAGTATTGAAATCCATAAGCTCCTCATGAGCCTGTTAGGTAATAGAATTATTATAACCTAGCAGCTTGTCGGATAGCGCTATGTGGGGAGGGAGTGGGTACTTGAACTGTGAAGCCGCTCTATGAAAACGGCTGCACGTTGTATTTTGCTAGCTCAGCAATTGCCTTTTTTGGCTTGGCCTGGTGGGCAGAAGTTACCGTTGCCGTGGCTATGGTGGCCATCTTTGGTTGACGCCTTGATGGTTACACCGTCAAGCTCGCCCTCAACATGGGTGAGTTGGCAACCTGTAAGGGTCACAGAGGTAAATAACGCTAGCAGCAAAGTGATTTTTTTCATCGTCAAAAGAGCTTAAGTAAAACTAGGGCGCGCACTGTATATTTTTCGGGCAGTTGTTGTGTCAGGGGAATGTCAGCGGCAAGTTAGTTTGAACCATAAATGAAAAGCGAGCCTGTACTCACAGGCCCGCTTCAGTATCTATTCATGAAGTTTGGACGGCAGGGACTTCAAATTGAGGCGTGGAGATCAGGCACAGGGAACCTGCTGGGTAATGCAGTGGATGTTGCCGCCCCCCAACAAGATCTCCCGGGCATCAACCCCTGTAATTTTGTAACCCGGATACAGATCGTTGAGCAGATCTTCAACTTCCGAATCTAGCTTCTCATCCAGTAGCGGGTAGACAATTTGATCATTGGTCACCAGATAGTTGGCATAAGATCCGGCCAAACGCTCGCCCGGTGTGCGCTCCATCCCCTCAGATACATCAACACCGCTGGCTTCATTTTCCGAGATGAACAAAGGCCCTGGCATGGGCAACTTATGCACCTTTATTCGGCGGCCTTTGGCATCGGTTTGGGTCTCGAGCACGTCCAGCGCCCGGC
It contains:
- a CDS encoding transcriptional regulator, LysR family (COG0583); the protein is MRASTFAGLATFAVVAKHQSLTKAAQELHLTTGALSQQIKQLEQRLDITLFHRHSRGLTLTDSGKQLFNVVDLSIGQIKQVLTELKAPETSSEIRLKLTPSFAFKWLVPKLHDFNRQYPELKVQTFADGALVDHKCDDVDLVIDYCQFGADTNNGELLLEEHLIPVMSPMYFNNFNWQSENIWQEVTLLHDAMPWQGAQKDQEWQVWFDSIGLKLSHLPQGHYFNRTDMAMAAAEAGLGVALARQALLGNEIEQNRLVAPYSAIKANAGYFLYRQHNTFAVECFCQWLSQTITIQTNR
- a CDS encoding D-amino acid dehydrogenase small subunit (COG0665); translation: MKVIVLGSGVVGLTSAWYLRQAGHDVTVIDRQPRSAEETSFANAGQISYGYSSPWAAPGIPVKAMKWLLQEHAPLKIKPSVSPELYLWASKMLANCNTSRYQVNKSRMLRIANYSRECLKQLRSDFDLHYEGRQQGTLQVFRTHKQLEAVAKDIELLAESGTRYQELDVAGCIAAEPALASVKDKLVGGLRLPDDETGDCYLFCQQLTELARQAGVIFRFDTEISRLVVEDNRISSVHTSVGELRADAFVVAMGSYSPQVLSQAGIVVPVYPVKGYSLTMPVKNSDAAPISTVMDETYKVAMTRFDDRIRVAGTAELAGFDLGLAEKRKATIAMVIQDLFPQGGEIEKAEYWTGLRPMTPDGTPVIGKTPIKNLFTNSGHGTLGWTMACGSGKLLADIISGSETDIDKTGLDVYRYIN